The following are from one region of the Mesotoga infera genome:
- a CDS encoding GGDEF domain-containing protein — MNELREAILSNRDDFFSVLENLSGAILILFDNEGNIVDHSPSLISLVEKSDALKGENICDLVVDNSQALLKRHGAKPVRIGLNDSRSNIHLVSGFVMLVDESRRLFLGVKIGLSAGDIMESMSKVTDELASLTRELARKNKELQAANKEI, encoded by the coding sequence GTGAATGAGCTAAGAGAGGCTATCCTTTCGAATAGAGATGATTTCTTTTCCGTTCTCGAGAATCTATCTGGAGCAATCCTTATTCTCTTTGACAACGAAGGCAACATCGTCGATCACAGCCCCTCTCTGATTTCTCTAGTCGAGAAAAGCGATGCTCTCAAAGGTGAGAATATATGCGATCTTGTTGTGGACAATTCCCAAGCTCTATTGAAGAGACACGGAGCGAAGCCTGTAAGAATCGGTCTTAACGATTCAAGATCGAACATTCATCTAGTGAGCGGATTTGTCATGCTAGTCGACGAGTCAAGGAGGCTGTTTCTGGGCGTGAAGATCGGCCTCTCTGCCGGAGACATTATGGAGAGCATGTCGAAAGTTACGGATGAGCTTGCATCACTTACGAGGGAGCTAGCGCGGAAGAACAAAGAGCTTCAGGCTGCAAATAAAGAGATAGA